CAAGCCCGTCTGGGGCTCGTATCTGCACGGCATCTTCGACGACGCGCCGTTTCGGCGCTGGCTGACGGGCACGATCCTGGCCGTCAAGGGCCGATCGCCACTGAGCGCCGTCGGAGTATGGGACATGGAAGCGGCCCTGGACCGCCTGGCGGACCATGTTCGTCGGCACCTGGATATTGCGAGGATTTACGACAATCTTGGTGGCCAAACCCTGGAGGTGCGCTGACATGGAGGAGAATCTTTTACTGGCCTTTGCCCTGACCACCTTTGCCGGGCTGTCCACCGGGTTCGGCAGTTTCTTGGCCTTTTTCGTCAAACGGGAGAACAAGCTCTTTCTGGCCACGGCCCTGGGCTTTTCCGCCGGGGTGATGATCTACATCTCCTTCGTGGAAATGCTTCCGGAGTCCATGGAACTGTTGGAACCGGTTTACGGCGAGCACGGGGCGGCCTGGCTGATGACCGCGGGGTTCTTCGCCGGGATTTTCTTCATCGGGATCATCGACCGTCTGGTCCCGGAATACGAAAATCCGCACCATGTCCGCTCCGCGGATGAAATCACCTCCCCGCCGGACCGCTCCAAGCAGAAGCTGCACCGGATGGGAATTTTCACGGCCCTGGCCATTGCCATCCACAATTTTCCCGAAGGCATGGTCACGTTTTTCGCCACCCTGCACGATCCGGCCCTGGGAGTGGCCATTGCCGTGGCCGTGGCCCTGCACAACATCCCCGAAGGCATCGCAGTGGCCGTGCCCATCTACTATGCCACGGGCAGCCGGATGAAGGCCTTCTGGCTCTCCCTGCTCTCCGGGCTGGCCGAGCCGCTGGGCGCGGTGATCGGCTATCTGATCCTGCGTCCGTTCTTCTCGGACACCGTGTTCGGGCTGATATTCGCCGGGGTGGCCGGGATCATGGTCTTTATCTCCATCGACGAGTTGTTCCCGGCGGCCAAGGAATACGACCAGGGCCACGCCCCGGTGTACGCCCTGATCGTCGGCATGGGGGTGATG
Above is a genomic segment from Desulfonatronum sp. SC1 containing:
- the zupT gene encoding zinc transporter ZupT, with protein sequence MEENLLLAFALTTFAGLSTGFGSFLAFFVKRENKLFLATALGFSAGVMIYISFVEMLPESMELLEPVYGEHGAAWLMTAGFFAGIFFIGIIDRLVPEYENPHHVRSADEITSPPDRSKQKLHRMGIFTALAIAIHNFPEGMVTFFATLHDPALGVAIAVAVALHNIPEGIAVAVPIYYATGSRMKAFWLSLLSGLAEPLGAVIGYLILRPFFSDTVFGLIFAGVAGIMVFISIDELFPAAKEYDQGHAPVYALIVGMGVMALSLLLLM